A stretch of the Solanum dulcamara chromosome 6, daSolDulc1.2, whole genome shotgun sequence genome encodes the following:
- the LOC129891135 gene encoding uncharacterized protein LOC129891135, which translates to MASKIQQLQSQACQASKFVAKHGTAYYKQLLEQNKQYIVEPPSVEKCNELSKQLLYTRLASIPSRYEAFWKELDSVKQMWKNRKELKVEDAGIVALFGLECFAWYCAGEIVGRGFTFTGYYP; encoded by the exons ATGGCGTCGAAGATTCAACAACTGCAATCTCAGGCATGCCAAGCTTCAAAATTTGTTGCCAAGCATGGTACTGCCTACTACAAACAGTTGCTGGAGCAGAACAAGCAGTACATTGTGGAGCCACCCTCTGTTGAAAAGTGCAATGAGTTGTCCAAGCAGTTACTCTACACTCGTCTTGCGAG CATTCCTAGCCGTTACGAGGCATTTTGGAAGGAACTTGATTCTGTCAAGCAAATGTGGAAGAATAGGAAGGAGTTGAAGGTTGAAGATGCTGGAATTGTTGCCTTGTTTGGTTTGGAGTGTTTTGCATGGTATTGTGCTGGTGAGATAGTAGGAAGAGGGTTTACATTTACAGGTTACTATCCTTGA